Below is a genomic region from Gammaproteobacteria bacterium.
CGAGGACTTTTCCATTGTTAAGAAGAGTCGCGCTGTGAGTGTGTCTTGTTATACCCATAGAACCAGTAGACGCCCAGACACCTGTGCCCGGATCATATATTTCAGCGCTAGATATAATAGTAAAACCAGAACAACCCCAGCAATTACCTCCAGCAACAAGTACCTTTCCGTTAGTAAGAAGTGTTGCAGTATGATAAGAACGTGGTGTATTCATGGAGCCAGTAGACGTCCAGACACCTGTGCCCGGATCATATATTTCAGCGCTGGTTACATTTCCACCAACAACAAGTACTTTACCATTAGGCAATAAAGTTGCGGTATGCCTATTCCGCTGTATGCTCATTGGACTAGTAAGCACCCAGCTATCGGCAGCATGAGCTATTAAAGAAGAAGAAAGAATCCCAATAACGAGAAAAAAAGTATTAATAATACTTAAGAGTTTAGTGTGAGCGGTGAGCGGTGAGCGGTGAGCGGTGAGCGGTGAGCGGTGAGCGGTGTGCGGTGTGCGGTGTGCGGTGTGCGGTGTGCGTACTCATTTTTCAAACACTCCATTATAAAGAATCCAAGTTTTTAAAAAACCTCACCCTTTCGAGCTAAGATAATTGATAAATTTTATCAACAAATTATTCTCAATAAATTTCTAAAATTTGATATTAGTAGCTTCGGAAGGATGATTGTCAATATATTTTTTGGGAGATGCAAAAAATAAATCCGAATTTTATGAATATAGGAGTTACTCTATAACAACTGCGTAACTCCTAAATTAGTTACAATGCTGAACAAATACAGACTACCGAGGAGGTCTTACCTTTATGTACGGTTTCGATGTTTCTATTTCTGGTTCGTTAGACGAGGCCTTGGCCAGGGTGCGTGAGGCGTTGGCTCGTGAAGGCTTTGGCGTCCTGTTTGATATCGACGTTCAGGGAATAATGAAAGCCAAGCTTGGCGCGGACTCTCGACCTTATCACATCCTGGGAGCGTGCAATCCGAGCTACGCCCATCACGCCTTGGGAATAGATCCAAATATTGGTTTGCTTTTACCTTGCAACGTGGTGGTGCGCGAGGAAGAAGATCAGCGACTGACCGTGGCTTTCATGGATCCAGGTGCGGTCATGACTCTGGTGGAACATGAGGGAATCGCCTCTGTCGCCGGGCAGGTCCGTGCGGCGCTCATGCGGGTCCGTGATTCACTGGGATAGCGGTCAAAAATTTTGGAGAGCGCTTGAATGCCGAACCATCCGTTCAAAGGGTGGCTATCGATGGTTATTTTTTCCATCACATTGTTCTGTCCCGTGCTTACTCTGGCGGGAATCCGTGATGGCATTCGTATGTGGCGGGACCGCAACGGCGTTCTGAATATCACTAATATCCATCCCTCTGCGCCTGAAAAAAGCAAGGTTCGATTGCTCAAGCGTTCGGTTGCCACGCTATCCATGCGTCCATCAACGACGGCTGCGCTGGCACCGGCTACCGATCAGGTTGTCGCTCCTTCGCTGCCGCGACCGCAGACTGCGTCAGTTACTCTCCCTCCTGACGCTGCTAGGCTTTTTTCTAATATCTATACTTATGTGGATAAGTTGGGAGTAAAGCATTTCACCAACATTCCGAGTAATGACCACCGTTATAAGTTGAAATTGCGTGCGAGTTTCGGGGCGTCTGTGCCGATATCGGGCGTTCCGGGCGTTCGACACTCTGCTTACGACGATATCGTGGCGGAAGCGGCCCAGGCTTACCAGGTCGATCAAGCCCTGGTACGCGCCATGATTCACGCGGAAAGCGCCTTCAATCCCATGGCCGTCTCTCCCAAGGGCGCAACTGGATTAATGCAGCTGATGCCCGACACGGCGCAACGCTATGGTGTCCGTGACGCCTTTAATCCTGCTGAAAATGTTCACGGTGGGGTGCGTTACCTAAGAGATTTACTGGATATGTTTGATAACAACCTATCCCTTGCGATAGCGGCCTACAACGCCGGTGAAAATGCCGTCACTCGTCATGGTGGAATACCGCCTTACGCCGAGACCACCGATTACGTCCAGCGCGTGCTATCTCTGCATAATCGCTATCGAAATCAAAATGACACGGCAAACAATTAATTTATAACGAGTTGTATGCTAAATCTATTGGAATTGGATCGCAGCGGAATGGAGGCGTTTTTCGTCGAACTGGGTGAGAAGCCGTTTCGCGCTTCCCAAATTCTTCCCTGGATTCACCGTCTTGGAATTACCGACTTTGACCTGATGACTAATCTCGGCAAGGCGTTGCGCGCACGCCTGCGGGAAGTAGCGCGGGTCGCTCCCCTTGAAGTTTCGCTCCATCAGGAATCCACAGATGGAACCCACAAATGGCTCATGCGCTTGGATGACGGTCAGGCGATTGAAACGGTTTACATCCCCGACGGCGAGCGTGGCACCTTGTGCGTCTCCTCCCAAGTAGGCTGCCCGCTGAAATGTGATTTTTGTTCCACCGGCCATCAGGGATTCAACCGCAATTTAACCGTAGCCGAGATTATCGGTCAGGTCTGGATCGCCTACCGTTGGCTCGGTCATGATCCCCGCTGCGGAATTCGGGCGGTGACTAATGTGGTAGTAATGGGTATGGGAGAGCCATTACTGAACTTTGACAACGTTGTTGCTGCGATGAATCTGATGCTGGATGATCTGGCTTATGGGCTATCCTGGCGTCATGTAACCTTGAGTACTGCGGGCGTGATCCCGGCACTGGATCGATTGCGTGAGCTTTCGCCCGTCAATCTCGCACTGTCCCTGCACGCCACCGACGACGCCCTGCGTGATCGTCTAGTTCCGATTAATCGCAAGTATCCCCTTGATGATCTTTTCGCGGCCTGCCGGCGTTATGTGGCGAATGATGCTCGACGCCACGCCACCGGATCTGCACACCGTCATATCACCTTTGAGTATGTGATGCTGGAAGGGGTCAATGACTCTCCGGATCAGGCGCGCGCACTGGCGCGCAGGCTGCGAGGATTGCCTAGCAAGATTAATCTCATCCCCTTTAATCCATTTCCTGGAACGCCTTACCGACGTTCTCCCCAGGAAAATATAGATCGCTTTCGGGATATTCTACTTGCGGCGGGATTGATCACCATTACCCGCAAGACTCGTGGCGAGGATATTGACGCCGCCTGCGGTCAACTCGTGGGCCGGGTTGCAAGTAGATTAGGATTTTCCGAGAAACATTTAAGGACCAATAATGACCACGCGCCATAAATTATGTGGACATATCTTAATGGCGGCGGGATTGCCAGTATTGTTGACGAGTTGCGCCAATCAGCCTTCTTCGGTCGCTAATGCCTATGGCGAAGAAATTCCGCGTAACGCCGCCGATGCCTATGCTTATTTAGGACGCCAATATTTGTTCCGCGACACGTTCGACCTCGCCGAGGCGCGCCTACAACATGCCATTCAGTTGAATCCCAATCTCCCTGCTGCTCACCATGATCTGGCGGTGGTTTACACCAAGATTGGCAAATTGGATGCTGCCGATGAGGAATATCGCCTTGCCCTGAAACTCGCCCCCACTGATATAACAATTCTCTATAACTATGCGACCCTGCTCTACAACCAGGGACGTTACGCTGAGGCCGAGTCACCGCTTCAGACCCTGGTTGCCAATCCCGAGGCAGATAATCGTGCTCAAGCCTATGAAGCCTTGGGTCTCATTGCTCTCAAAGCCAACGATCCAGACAAGGCGGAAAAAAATTTTGAACAAGCACTAAGCATTGCCCCCGGCCTGCCACGCACCTTGCTGGAATTAACCCAACTTTCCTTAAACGCAGGCCGCCTTCCCTTGGCGCAAAACTATCTGCAACGTTACCAGGAAATTGCCCGTGATACCCCAGAAGGGCTATGGCTGGGGGTTCTCCTGGCGCGAGCGCAAAAAGATGATCAACAGTTGAGCGACTATAGTCGAAGATTGCGAATAAAAT
It encodes:
- a CDS encoding type IV pilus assembly protein PilF → MTTRHKLCGHILMAAGLPVLLTSCANQPSSVANAYGEEIPRNAADAYAYLGRQYLFRDTFDLAEARLQHAIQLNPNLPAAHHDLAVVYTKIGKLDAADEEYRLALKLAPTDITILYNYATLLYNQGRYAEAESPLQTLVANPEADNRAQAYEALGLIALKANDPDKAEKNFEQALSIAPGLPRTLLELTQLSLNAGRLPLAQNYLQRYQEIARDTPEGLWLGVLLARAQKDDQQLSDYSRRLRIKFPDSSQAQQLHAERHN
- a CDS encoding DUF302 domain-containing protein, whose product is MYGFDVSISGSLDEALARVREALAREGFGVLFDIDVQGIMKAKLGADSRPYHILGACNPSYAHHALGIDPNIGLLLPCNVVVREEEDQRLTVAFMDPGAVMTLVEHEGIASVAGQVRAALMRVRDSLG
- a CDS encoding hypothetical protein (Evidence 5 : Unknown function) — translated: MLLEVIAGVVLVLLLYLALKYMIRAQVSGRLLVLWV
- the rlmN gene encoding 23S rRNA m(2)A2503 methyltransferase/tRNA m(2)A37 methyltransferase — translated: MLNLLELDRSGMEAFFVELGEKPFRASQILPWIHRLGITDFDLMTNLGKALRARLREVARVAPLEVSLHQESTDGTHKWLMRLDDGQAIETVYIPDGERGTLCVSSQVGCPLKCDFCSTGHQGFNRNLTVAEIIGQVWIAYRWLGHDPRCGIRAVTNVVVMGMGEPLLNFDNVVAAMNLMLDDLAYGLSWRHVTLSTAGVIPALDRLRELSPVNLALSLHATDDALRDRLVPINRKYPLDDLFAACRRYVANDARRHATGSAHRHITFEYVMLEGVNDSPDQARALARRLRGLPSKINLIPFNPFPGTPYRRSPQENIDRFRDILLAAGLITITRKTRGEDIDAACGQLVGRVASRLGFSEKHLRTNNDHAP
- a CDS encoding soluble lytic murein transglycosylase, with translation MPNHPFKGWLSMVIFSITLFCPVLTLAGIRDGIRMWRDRNGVLNITNIHPSAPEKSKVRLLKRSVATLSMRPSTTAALAPATDQVVAPSLPRPQTASVTLPPDAARLFSNIYTYVDKLGVKHFTNIPSNDHRYKLKLRASFGASVPISGVPGVRHSAYDDIVAEAAQAYQVDQALVRAMIHAESAFNPMAVSPKGATGLMQLMPDTAQRYGVRDAFNPAENVHGGVRYLRDLLDMFDNNLSLAIAAYNAGENAVTRHGGIPPYAETTDYVQRVLSLHNRYRNQNDTANN